From the genome of Bicyclus anynana chromosome 20, ilBicAnyn1.1, whole genome shotgun sequence, one region includes:
- the LOC112047663 gene encoding probable protein BRICK1-B, with protein MSTPPRETIQKQIQQDWANREYIEVITGSIKKITDFLNSFDMSCRSRLATLNEKLTSLERKIDYLEACVTKGETLT; from the exons atgtcGACACCACCGCGCGAAACTATCCAGAAACAAATCCAACAAGATTGGGCCAATAGGGAATACATAGAAGTGATTACAGGAAGCATAAAGAAAATTACCGATTTCCTCAATTCATTTG ATATGTCCTGTAGGTCTCGCCTCGCCACATTGAATGAGAAACTAACCTCACTGGAGAGGAAGATAGACTACTTGGAGGCATGT gTAACTAAAGGAGAAACGCTGACATAA
- the LOC112047677 gene encoding uncharacterized protein LOC112047677, translating to MRLIRKIIELKYVAVNVIGDKRLRHKVETIKKALDAYNYLVEFIEDLEPQLELWLFFTVLIYFPKAVLFMRNAMMLIIHKELLTFRTFWVVFTLLYTILLGTWPMILFEMTKNEVDIIKDILFKQYLADNDETLRLEIQRALQHIEQRPCQYKVCRMMPMGVGVPVSFVSLCVTYVIVLVQLTPLK from the exons ATGAGACTAATCAGAAAAATTATAGAGCTGAAATATGTGGCAGTTAACGTTATCGGTGATAAAAGATTACGGCACAAAGTCGAAACTATCAAAAAAGCCCTAGATGCGTACAATTACTTGGTGGAATTTATTGAAGATTTGGAACCTCAACTTGAACTTTGG ttatttttcaCTGTTTTGATATACTTTCCGAAGGCGGTACTCTTTATGCGAAATGCCATGATGCTCATTATACATAAG GAGCTTCTGACGTTTAGAACGTTTTGGGTTGTATTTACACTGTTGTACACAATTTTACTGGGAACTTGGCCGATGATTCTGTTTGAGATGACTAAGAATGAAGTGGATATcatcaaagatattttattcaaacaatATCTGGCAGACAATG ATGAGACTCTTCGCTTGGAGATCCAACGAGCTCTGCAGCACATAGAGCAACGTCCCTGTCAGTACAAGGTCTGCCGCATGATGCCTATGGGGGTCGGCGTCCCCGTCAGCTTCGTCAGTCTCTGCGTTACATACGTCATCGTCCTCGTCCAGTTGACCCCTCTTAAATAA